A segment of the Corylus avellana chromosome ca2, CavTom2PMs-1.0 genome:
TAGGCATTGCCACATGCACGATTTTAGCGATTTATAACCTATCAAAGGGCCATCCCCACTATGAACAGCCTCCTGTAAGCTTTCTGTTTTACCCACTTGACTTCTCTGATTGTTGTTGTTACATTTGCTATACGGAAGATACCTGAGCAGTTTTTACATATGTAACACATGGAGCCAACATCATTAGTCATAATGTGAGGGTTCTGCTAGTTACTCTCTACAATGGcttttattgcattttttccttGCTTATTAGGTTCAATGTATCAATTCCTTTTGTATGTCACTTTATCCATCTTTTATGGTTGTGTCAATGTGTGCAGCCGTACCCGTATTTGCACATTCGCAACAAAGAGTTTCCATGGGGTATGTTCTCTAACATCACTATTAAATCTGCTTATTGTTTTCTCAAGCAAACATGGCTTAAATGAAGAAACCACCATTATTTTATTCCAGTGTTAGTGTTGCTTggattttatattaattatgcAAGAACATCTCGTAACTTGCTAATCCTTATTAGTTGCTTCTTTGTTTCGGTCATTGTCTTAGTTGCTTCATTTGGCACGACAGTTTATTTTGTCTTCACATGCCTTGATTGATGCTGCATCAACAGTATCGTAAATGAAGAGCAGCCTTCTCAAGtagattgggaggtggaggaactactttttataaaaagaaaaaaaacattaaaaagtaACTTTGGTCATCTGAATGGATGCCAATGATTTCATATGTAGTGAAGTCATGAGGTTCAAGTTTATTGCGATACTTGGGATTAGGGGCATCCATGGAATTTCCTTTTTCTAAGTAAGCACCAAAGTGGTGTGAACCATGTACTTGATAAGTAACTTTGGTCATGCAAAAAGAGTTGACTGGTAATTCAccttggggccaattacttattgaaaaaaagaagtatCACCACAAACTCAATGTGGGATTGgcatgggaaaaaaaaattatccctAATAAACCTGAAGCAGTTGTGGATTAAGGGGAGGGTGGGGTTGGTTGGGCTCGACTCTTTAGCCTAATAGCGTTAAACATACTGCTTAGAGCCAAGCACACTAAACTCAACCTAAGCTTCAATTCAGTGTGTCATAATAAGGTAGGGGTTAGTTTAGGTTGTCTGTTTGACACTAGTGCATTCGACACATTGGTTTTGTGGCATGCCATAGTGAGTTTTCTGGTGTTTTAGGTAGATTCTGCTTGGTTGTGTATGCTATTCATCCAAGTAAGGAATTGGTCCTTAAGTTGCCATCAAATGGATAAGAACCCATTGCAGTCCACATTTCTTCATTTTGTACATAGTTGAGGTTTAACACTGTGTTTTGCCAGAACTAGTTGTGCCTTTTATTTCCCAATTGTTAAGAATTTAGTGAGCTTGGAATCCATTACAGTCTACATTTCTTCGTTTTTACATAGTTGAGGTTTAACCCCTTGTTTTGCCAGAACTAGTTGTGCCTTTTATGTCTCATGGCATGATCATATCTCCATTGGTAGTTCGActactttaaaataaaatattgtggCGAAGTTGGACATCCAGTTTTTGCCGTATTTCTGATTCTCATCTTACAGCAACCTTTTTTTATTGCTGCATCTGTTTGCTTTTATCAGATCTGTCGgtcttcttcattttgtttgaCTTTAGGGCTCTGTGCTGCTTTGGAATGTTTTGTGTGCATTGTCACCATTGCTGCAAATACCTTCTTGGCTACCTTTATTGTTTAGTGAGTTGTTGAAGTAGCATGTTTTAGAACAGTTGCAAGATGTGTTGTTGAAACCTTCAACTTGTACTGAATAGTCTTCCCcgttctcttttctttcttaaagcaAAACAAGGGGTTGAGTTTAGTGATTAAAAGAATCATAaacattggttttttttttcttcctatatGCATATGCTTTTGATGATATTATCAGGAGTAATGATAAATAGCACGTTACTGCACGCccagctaaatttttttttaattattttttattattttttatattatgtttGATATATTTCCTTTGTGGGTCCAGGTCCAGATGGGCTTTTTGAGGCGAAGCCCCACCACCACTAAGACATTGATGGCGCATTTGAAGGAGATATCTTCCAGAATAACTCATGTTTATCACATTCCTCTCCTTCTGTCAGATTCGATTGGACTACCTCTGCATGTTGATGAcagctctctttctttttgcaTTATGAATTGTGGTTTAAAACTTGCAAGTGGCAAATTGTTTAGTACTTGTTTTAGATTGTTTGTTTTCTACACCCAACTCAGCAGCTAAATAAAAATTCGATGATAGTTTGGATGGTTCACTTTCGAGCCGATTGCAATTGATtcaatgaaataaagttttaaTTGTTGAAGAGGTTTTGGCAATTCGAAGGTTCTTGCTAGAAGCAAGTTTTTTAGGCAATGAAGGCATGAAGTTTTTTAGGCAAAGATATATTATTCAATAGACTGAAGGCAATGAAGGGCTTTTACTGATTCTTGCTTTCGGCATGAAGTTTACAATGCAAAATTACAGTGATTAAAGTCATGtcaaccactaaaaaaaaatttaacacgCTTTAATTACATGTTAAAACTTGTCAACAATTTGTAAAAATGTTCTAGGTCTAACATTTTTTGGCTTAAAATGGTTATGGCTGAAAACACTTGGAAAAGGACAAGCTTAATTAAAATAGAACTTGCATATGAGAATTATATGTTTTAAGCCAAATGTCAGTTCAATAGGCAAAAATTGAACgagatttttttattctagtttgaagaaaaaatctctgttctcttggcctcttgggtGTTGTGcaagaagagaaaaatcaaaaacaagtGGGAGAATTTGAAATGCTTCCATTGGATGGGCTTGATGTCTCAAGACCCCCCCGTCATATTCATCCACAAGGTAGGGCGATGAAATATTGAAATTTATTTCACTACTCTCCAAGGTCCAGGcccaccatctaatgcatagtgTTTCGCACTTCTAATATCACTTTTCTAGAAGTGATGCAATTCTGATGATACAGTTCTAAAGACCAGTTGTTCCATGGTCAATTTTTAAGTTCATGACAGTACGAAGGAAGAGGAAAAGTAAATTCCACACCAATAGAGTCAATAGACAGAAAAATAGATTAGAATAAGAAGCAGATATTGTGTCAAATTTTGTGTCTGGAGTGCTCTATCAAGTACGTGCCCTTTCTTACTCACAAGGTTCGCACGTCATGTTCAGGCTAACTTGGGGTGGGGGGGTTTGGTTGGAGTTCTCAAAGTCAATTTTAGGTTTGGGGTGTTCATCGGTTCTACCATTTGCATCCGCGTTGCACCCTCCAAGGGTCCCCGCAACCGAAGCAGGGGATTTTAGGAGACGCTTCTAGGTGTGCTTGCAAGGAAAGTTGACGTAAAAGTGGGAGGGCTTTTGTTTTGAAGCTGCAGGAAACCTGTGATCCATTCAAAAGGCAAACAGATTCGGTCAATTCTTCTGTTGTACTATGCATTCACAAAATGACTTTGCCCCGGaataaaatggaaagaaaggacataattttttttctctaaaccGACATGCGCTCTTAGAGGGTATTCTCACGTGCATTTTAGGAGGAAAACTGTGTCCAAATGAAAATAATAGCCAGCATTAATTCATCCCACAAAACACCCTGAACTATATATGCAAAATTGGAATCTCAAACTGGTTATGCATGCAAGAAACCAAGTTGGCCTTTTTAACTTGTACCACAAAGCTTATAGATTGTATTACAATATTGAGAACA
Coding sequences within it:
- the LOC132172967 gene encoding cytochrome c oxidase subunit 6a, mitochondrial, translating into MAMAMVRSGALRTALRGGSRASAPPKRSFSSSAHHDDAYETAKWEKITYLGIATCTILAIYNLSKGHPHYEQPPPYPYLHIRNKEFPWGPDGLFEAKPHHH